The Candidatus Zixiibacteriota bacterium genome contains a region encoding:
- the rplS gene encoding 50S ribosomal protein L19 has product MKRIDHIEKSYMRGDHPQFGSGDTLRIHVKIREGDKERIQVFQGTVISRRGGGTGETFTVRKMSGGIGVERVFPLHSPNIDKIEKLRSGSVRRAKLYYLRKLTGKSARIKEQLSDKLSKKAEEPAQPVEPETKPEEKPVEAVAEEPKAEAKVEEVPAEKPEADAKSEEKSE; this is encoded by the coding sequence ATGAAACGTATTGACCATATCGAGAAGAGCTATATGCGGGGAGATCATCCCCAGTTTGGCTCGGGTGATACCCTCCGGATCCATGTGAAGATCAGGGAGGGTGACAAAGAACGTATTCAGGTTTTCCAGGGTACGGTGATTAGTCGTCGCGGTGGTGGCACCGGCGAAACATTTACCGTGCGTAAGATGTCGGGTGGGATTGGTGTCGAGCGCGTATTTCCACTCCACTCACCTAATATTGACAAAATCGAGAAGTTACGGTCCGGTTCGGTGCGACGCGCCAAACTGTATTACCTGCGCAAACTCACTGGCAAGTCAGCTCGAATCAAAGAGCAATTGAGCGACAAGCTTTCTAAGAAGGCAGAAGAACCAGCACAGCCGGTTGAGCCGGAAACCAAACCGGAAGAAAAGCCGGTCGAGGCCGTTGCCGAAGAACCGAAGGCGGAAGCCAAGGTCGAAGAAGTTCCAGCCGAGAAACCTGAGGCCGATGCCAAATCGGAAGAGAAATCTGAGTAG
- the ffh gene encoding signal recognition particle protein produces the protein MFGNLTDKLESVFKTLRGAGKLSEKNIKDSMREVRKALLEADVNYKVAKRFVASVEEKAIGDEVLKALEPGQQVIKVVHEELIRLLGDKAEPLAPIDKSPTVYMVCGLQGSGKTTLCAKLALMHRRKNKKPLVVAADIYRPAAVKQLKVLADSINVEHFSLEGKKPPEICHEAFKYAEKNFIDLVILDTAGRLHIDDELMTELEDIKSLVKPDELLLVADAMTGQDAVKVAGEFHKRLDITGVVLSKLDGDARGGAALSIREVTNCPIKLASTGEKLGDLEPFHPDRMASRILGMGDVVSLVEKAQETMDESKAIEMQEKLLKAQFDFEDFLDQMDQIKKMGPLDGLLKMIPGMGKALKGVTVDPKDMERMVAIIKSMTIAERRNPGLIDGSRKRRIAKGSGNSIQSVNQLLKQFYGMQKMFSNMNKGKLKGLPKGMMPF, from the coding sequence ATGTTTGGTAACCTGACCGACAAGCTGGAATCCGTCTTTAAGACGTTACGCGGCGCCGGGAAACTCTCGGAGAAAAACATCAAGGACTCCATGCGCGAGGTCCGCAAGGCGTTGCTCGAGGCAGATGTCAATTACAAGGTAGCCAAACGATTTGTCGCCTCGGTCGAGGAAAAAGCGATCGGCGATGAAGTACTCAAGGCGCTTGAGCCGGGTCAGCAGGTAATCAAGGTTGTTCACGAAGAATTGATCCGCCTCCTCGGCGACAAGGCCGAACCGTTGGCCCCGATAGATAAATCACCCACAGTGTATATGGTGTGCGGTCTTCAGGGATCGGGCAAAACAACGTTGTGCGCCAAGCTGGCGTTGATGCACCGTCGAAAGAACAAAAAGCCACTGGTGGTGGCGGCAGACATCTATCGTCCGGCGGCGGTGAAACAATTGAAAGTACTGGCAGATTCGATTAACGTCGAGCATTTCTCGTTGGAAGGGAAAAAACCGCCCGAGATTTGCCACGAGGCGTTTAAGTATGCCGAGAAGAATTTTATCGACCTGGTCATTCTTGATACCGCCGGAAGACTGCACATTGACGACGAGTTGATGACTGAACTGGAGGACATCAAGAGCCTTGTGAAACCGGATGAGTTGTTGCTTGTCGCCGATGCCATGACGGGTCAGGATGCGGTCAAGGTTGCCGGGGAATTTCATAAGCGACTTGATATTACAGGTGTAGTGCTGTCCAAGCTTGATGGCGACGCACGCGGTGGCGCAGCGTTGTCGATCCGCGAGGTTACAAATTGCCCGATTAAGCTGGCTTCGACTGGTGAGAAGCTGGGCGATCTGGAGCCGTTCCATCCCGACCGGATGGCGTCACGAATCCTTGGTATGGGGGACGTTGTTTCCTTAGTCGAGAAGGCGCAGGAAACAATGGACGAAAGCAAAGCGATTGAGATGCAGGAAAAGTTGCTCAAGGCGCAGTTTGACTTTGAGGATTTCCTGGACCAGATGGACCAGATTAAGAAAATGGGACCGCTCGATGGATTGCTGAAAATGATTCCCGGTATGGGCAAGGCGCTCAAGGGAGTTACAGTTGACCCGAAAGACATGGAGCGTATGGTTGCGATTATCAAGTCGATGACTATTGCCGAACGTCGCAACCCGGGTCTGATCGATGGCTCGCGCAAGAGGCGTATTGCCAAAGGGTCCGGCAATTCCATTCAGTCTGTCAATCAACTGCTGAAGCAGTTTTACGGTATGCAAAAGATGTTTAGTAATATGAATAAAGGTAAGCTCAAAGGGCTCCCCAAAGGGATGATGCCTTTCTGA
- the rimM gene encoding ribosome maturation factor RimM (Essential for efficient processing of 16S rRNA), translating into MSDEEFVVVGRLGRPRGLNGEIYVTPETDFPDRFVGLKDILVRRRGDWEKIKIVSAAIVSGRPVLRFEGIRTPEDAARFTNCDVAVPKTEMVELPEGSHYIFELVGCELIEEKTGRLLGRVVDVEQYPANDAYVIETTKGKKVLFPAVKKFVREIDTEAGRITVDPAGLIENEKSQTAVDEV; encoded by the coding sequence GTGTCGGATGAGGAGTTCGTAGTTGTCGGCCGATTGGGTCGCCCCCGGGGACTTAATGGAGAGATATATGTCACTCCCGAGACCGACTTTCCGGATCGTTTTGTTGGCCTGAAAGATATCCTGGTTCGAAGGCGTGGAGACTGGGAGAAAATAAAGATTGTTTCGGCTGCTATCGTTTCCGGTCGACCCGTGTTGCGGTTTGAAGGGATTCGCACCCCCGAAGATGCCGCCCGGTTTACCAATTGTGATGTGGCGGTTCCGAAGACCGAGATGGTGGAGCTTCCCGAAGGAAGCCATTATATCTTCGAACTGGTCGGTTGCGAGCTGATAGAGGAAAAGACTGGGAGACTGCTGGGAAGAGTCGTTGATGTGGAGCAGTATCCCGCCAACGACGCCTATGTAATTGAGACGACGAAAGGCAAGAAAGTGCTTTTCCCGGCCGTGAAGAAGTTTGTGCGAGAGATAGATACAGAAGCCGGACGGATAACAGTCGATCCAGCCGGACTGATAGAGAACGAGAAAAGCCAGACGGCTGTTGATGAAGTTTGA
- a CDS encoding RNA-binding protein, whose translation MNIYIGNLSYDTTEDGLRQAFEAFGEVSTVNIVTDRETGRPRGFGFVEMPDQEAATAAISGVGGQELDGRTLNVNEARPKREGGGGGRGGGGGRRSW comes from the coding sequence ATGAATATCTACATCGGCAATCTGTCGTACGATACGACAGAAGATGGATTGCGACAGGCTTTTGAAGCCTTCGGCGAAGTATCAACCGTTAACATCGTGACTGATCGCGAAACCGGCCGCCCGCGTGGCTTTGGTTTTGTTGAGATGCCCGACCAGGAAGCTGCCACAGCGGCTATCAGTGGTGTGGGTGGTCAGGAACTCGACGGACGCACGCTCAACGTCAACGAAGCACGCCCGAAGCGTGAAGGTGGCGGCGGCGGACGTGGCGGCGGCGGTGGTCGTCGTAGCTGGTAA
- the rpsP gene encoding 30S ribosomal protein S16: MAVHIRLRRMGKKKQPTYRIVAADSRRARDSRFLEILGTYHPVDKPAKVKLVEDRITYWLDEGAIPSNTVNSLFTQVGFNDKYIKASKGEDVSELVLKATITERPKKTRKMKKAALAKAEDAKTAEATKATEAKVVEEAKATEAKEEEAKPEATEDKKETE, translated from the coding sequence TTGGCCGTACACATTAGACTTCGTCGGATGGGCAAGAAAAAACAGCCCACCTATCGTATCGTCGCTGCGGATTCGCGGCGGGCGCGCGATAGTCGTTTTCTGGAAATCTTAGGGACATACCACCCGGTCGATAAGCCGGCCAAAGTGAAGCTGGTCGAAGACCGGATCACCTACTGGCTGGATGAAGGTGCAATCCCTTCGAACACAGTCAACTCTCTTTTTACCCAGGTTGGATTCAACGACAAGTACATCAAGGCCAGTAAAGGAGAGGATGTCTCAGAGCTAGTGCTGAAGGCGACTATCACGGAACGTCCTAAAAAGACGCGCAAGATGAAAAAGGCGGCACTCGCCAAAGCTGAGGATGCCAAAACCGCTGAAGCAACCAAAGCCACTGAAGCTAAGGTAGTGGAAGAAGCCAAAGCCACTGAAGCGAAAGAGGAAGAAGCCAAGCCGGAAGCTACTGAGGATAAGAAAGAAACTGAATAG
- the trmD gene encoding tRNA (guanosine(37)-N1)-methyltransferase TrmD, which translates to MKFEIVTLFPDYFNLTLKQSLVGKAIDKQLFDIEIINLRDYATDKHRTVDDTPSGGGGGMVLKIEPLDRCLKALGHTRHGESSDTGKKERIILTSAAGKVFNQPSAIRYSLCERVTIICGHYLGVDERLNNLYDLDEVSIGDYVLSGGEPAALVMIDAIARLIPGMLGNFESALEDSHMNTILGPSVYTRPTTYEGFEIPPELISGNHEEIKRFRHREALRKCLTNRPDLLENAELSDEDKKEIEQLKKDKYCR; encoded by the coding sequence ATGAAGTTTGAAATTGTCACGTTGTTTCCGGACTACTTCAATCTGACATTGAAGCAGTCATTGGTCGGGAAAGCGATTGACAAACAGCTCTTTGACATCGAAATAATAAACTTGCGCGACTATGCGACCGACAAGCATCGCACAGTCGATGACACACCATCCGGTGGCGGCGGAGGTATGGTACTCAAAATCGAGCCTCTTGACCGTTGCCTGAAGGCGCTGGGGCATACTCGCCATGGCGAAAGCAGTGATACCGGGAAGAAGGAGAGAATAATCCTTACTTCGGCCGCTGGTAAAGTATTTAATCAGCCATCCGCGATTCGCTATTCGCTATGTGAGCGGGTGACGATTATCTGTGGACATTACCTTGGCGTGGATGAGCGGCTCAACAATCTTTATGATTTGGATGAGGTCTCAATTGGCGATTATGTCCTCTCCGGTGGCGAACCGGCAGCGCTGGTAATGATTGATGCAATAGCGCGACTGATCCCCGGTATGCTGGGTAATTTTGAGTCGGCCCTTGAGGATTCGCACATGAACACAATCCTCGGTCCATCGGTGTATACACGGCCGACGACGTACGAAGGATTTGAGATTCCGCCGGAATTGATTTCCGGCAATCATGAGGAGATCAAGCGATTCCGTCATCGCGAGGCGTTGCGCAAGTGTTTGACTAATCGGCCCGACCTGCTGGAGAATGCCGAATTGTCCGATGAAGACAAGAAAGAGATTGAGCAATTGAAGAAAGATAAGTATTGTCGATAA